In Candidatus Tanganyikabacteria bacterium, the sequence GTATGGCGCTCGCCCGTACGGGGTACTATCTGGGAAGGCGACGTGATGGACGCAGTTTACGTCTTTCGCATCGACGCGGAGCCCGCGGACGATGGCTGCGTCGTCCTGAGGCTCCGGGGCGCGCTGGACGCCCACACGACGCCCGAGCTCGAGTACGAGCTGTCGCGCAGCCTCGCCGGCCGACCGCGGCTCATCGTGCTCGACCTGGCGGAGGTCACCTACATCAGCAGCGCCGGCTTCGGCGCGCTCCTCGACGGCCTGCACGGCTGTCGGGACGAGCGGTCCGACTTGCGCATCGCCGCCATGCCCCCCGGCGTCGCCCGGGTCTTCGGAATCCTGGGCTTGCGGAAGGTCTTCGAACCCTTCGACACGGTCGCCGCGGCAATTGCCGGCGCCAGGGGCGCGCCATGACCGGCAAGCTCTCGCCGCTCCCGGACGATGCCAGCGAGCGCGCGGCGGCCAAGGCGGTCCAGCAGGCGCCCGTGTCGGTGTCCTCGGGCGAAGGACTCGCCGATGCCGTCGCCGACGTCATCCTGCTGGTGAGTACCGACGGCGTCGTGCGCTCCGCCAACCTGCGGGCCAAGCAAGTCGCCGGCCGCA encodes:
- a CDS encoding STAS domain-containing protein; amino-acid sequence: MDAVYVFRIDAEPADDGCVVLRLRGALDAHTTPELEYELSRSLAGRPRLIVLDLAEVTYISSAGFGALLDGLHGCRDERSDLRIAAMPPGVARVFGILGLRKVFEPFDTVAAAIAGARGAP